Genomic segment of Methanoculleus horonobensis:
GACGGCGCAGTGAGTGCAGAGAACGGCGTCGAGCGACGGTTCCGGCGGATACGCCCGGTAGTCCTCGATGAGGCCGCGGAGTTCGGGGTCCTCGCAGGCGGCAAGCGCCCGGCCGAAGGCTACGGGAACCTCTTCTCCCCGGCAGATCCCGCTGACCATCCGGTTGACGAACGCCGAGGCTTCGCCGGCGGCGGAGTCAAAGTGCGTCACGCGGGATGCGGCGAGGCTTGCCTCCCGGACCTCATCGGGCGGGTAGAAGATGCCGACCGGGATGCCGCGCATGACGCTCCCGTTGCTCCGGCTCCCGCCCCGCTCCTCGTGCGCCATCCTTGCGGCGATGGTGGGCGCGATGCCCGCCTCGACAAGATCGAGGACGGCACCGGAGGTCGGCCCGAAGAACTCCGGGTGAGCGCGGTAGACCCGAACCAGGCGGCGAGCGAAGTCCGCCGGGTCGAACCCACCGCACTCGATGAGAGTCTGCGCCAGGGCCGACGCCTGGAGGGTGTCATCGGTATACTGGCCCGCAGAGACGTTGTGAATCCCGCCTCCCACCATCTCCGTTACGGTCAACGGGGCCGGCGGAAGGCCTTCCAGGGGCGCGCCCAGGGCATCGCCGATTGCAAGCCCTATGAACGCTCCGACCGCCCGCATCTTGTGCATATAAAAAGATCACCAACAAATTATATCTACCCGCGGACAGTAGTATTCTTCGAGGAAAGGTGATATCGTGCAAAAGGAAGAGCTGCTCCACTTACATATGCTATTAGTCCACATCAGAAAGTACTATGAAACCACAACAGGGGAGGATGTCCCTACCGACCAGTACAACGCTCTCCACATCTCACCCGTCCATATCCATAAGAATAAGATCACTCACAAAAAGGCAATTTTAACGCTTGGGGGCGAGATCGTCCACCACATCCGGGCCAACCACAATCCTTACATCGAGTATCACGCTGATTTTCAGTCCGAACGTATTGCAACCGAACATTAAACGATGAACGATACCGATACTCTCCGGGAGATCATCTCCCGCATCCTTTCTACCGGGCCGGGCACCGCCGACGTCCAGAAGATCAAACTCGAGGTCTGCCGTGAGCACGGTGCGAACATGCCGAAAAATTCCGCTATCCTCGCCGTCGCCGCCGACGATGAGCGCGAGCGGCTCCGGCCGATCCTCCAGGTGAAACCCACGCGGACGATCTCGGGAGTGGCGCCCGTTGCGGTGATGACCTCGCCCCACCCCTGCCCCCACGGCAAATGCCTCCCCTGCCCCGGCGGGCCGGAGCACCCCTTTGCCTCCCCCCAGAGTTACACCGGAGAGGAGCCCGCGGCGCTCCGGGCAAGAGAGCACGCCTTCGACCCCTACGCCCAGGTGCAGGCCCGCCTCGGGCAGTTCGAGGCGCTCGGCCACCACGTCGACAAGGCGGAGCTGATCGTGATGGGCGGGACGATGACCGCCCGCCCGCTCGATTACCAGGAGTGGTTCGTCGGGGCCGCCGTGCAGGCGATGAACGACTACCCGCGGGCCGGGGCTCCGCAGGAGAAGCCCGATCTCGAGGCGATCTTTGCCGCGAACGAGTCGGCACGGGTCCGGTGCGTCGCCGCCACCTTCGAGACGAGGCCGGACTGGTGCCGCAAGGAGCATATCGACCGGATGCTCTCGATGGGCGTGACCAAGGTGGAACTCGGCGTCCAGCACGTGGACGACCGGCTCCTCGACTACAACCGCCGCGGCCACGCGGTCGCGGACTCGGTCGCGGCGAACTGCCTTCTGCGGGACGCCGGACTGAAGGTCGGGTTCCACATGATGCCGAACCTCCCCGCGGCGAGCATTGAGGACGACCGGCGGATGTTTCGGGAACTCTTCGCTGATCCGCGGTTCCGGCCGGACTTCCTGAAGATCTACCCGACCCTGGTGACGCCGGGCTCAGAGATCGAGGCGCTCTGGGAACGGGGAGAGTATCTGCCCTACACCGAGGAAGTACTGATCGACCTCGTCGCCTACGCGAAGTCTCTCCTCCCGGAGTACGTCCGTCTCCAGCGGATCCAGCGGGATATCCCGGCAAAGCTGATCGTCGCGGGTTCACGGCATAGCAACTTCCGCCAGCTTGCCGAGGCGCGGCTCCATGAGCAGGGGCTTCGCTGCCGGTGCA
This window contains:
- a CDS encoding ADP-ribosylglycohydrolase family protein; translated protein: MHKMRAVGAFIGLAIGDALGAPLEGLPPAPLTVTEMVGGGIHNVSAGQYTDDTLQASALAQTLIECGGFDPADFARRLVRVYRAHPEFFGPTSGAVLDLVEAGIAPTIAARMAHEERGGSRSNGSVMRGIPVGIFYPPDEVREASLAASRVTHFDSAAGEASAFVNRMVSGICRGEEVPVAFGRALAACEDPELRGLIEDYRAYPPEPSLDAVLCTHCAVRVFMDAPSFREAVVAAVNLGGDADTVGAIVGGLAGARYGLEAIPPSWLAALRDREELLDLARRLAGVSWG
- a CDS encoding UPF0058 family protein, producing MQKEELLHLHMLLVHIRKYYETTTGEDVPTDQYNALHISPVHIHKNKITHKKAILTLGGEIVHHIRANHNPYIEYHADFQSERIATEH
- a CDS encoding tRNA uridine(34) 5-carboxymethylaminomethyl modification radical SAM/GNAT enzyme Elp3, whose translation is MNDTDTLREIISRILSTGPGTADVQKIKLEVCREHGANMPKNSAILAVAADDERERLRPILQVKPTRTISGVAPVAVMTSPHPCPHGKCLPCPGGPEHPFASPQSYTGEEPAALRAREHAFDPYAQVQARLGQFEALGHHVDKAELIVMGGTMTARPLDYQEWFVGAAVQAMNDYPRAGAPQEKPDLEAIFAANESARVRCVAATFETRPDWCRKEHIDRMLSMGVTKVELGVQHVDDRLLDYNRRGHAVADSVAANCLLRDAGLKVGFHMMPNLPAASIEDDRRMFRELFADPRFRPDFLKIYPTLVTPGSEIEALWERGEYLPYTEEVLIDLVAYAKSLLPEYVRLQRIQRDIPAKLIVAGSRHSNFRQLAEARLHEQGLRCRCIRCREVGRSPEPEEVAISTLVYQACGGEERFIQAGSEDALVGFARLRFPHNPFRDELAGAALLRELHVYGSVVPISTPASADEWQHRSFGSVLLSAAEEEARDHGYRRLAVMSGVGVRPYYRKQGYERVGPYMIKTFP